In the Candidatus Eremiobacterota bacterium genome, one interval contains:
- the recO gene encoding DNA repair protein RecO, which translates to MLRARPLGEADRVFTLLTRERGKLDAVAKGIRRPRSSMAGRLEPLAEVRVALHKGRSLDVITEARTISSHWTGLCRPDALATASLFAETVDLFCEPDLPLPEIYALLAGAIAAVAASATPASLVPRFQLRLLHELGLAPADDACVRCGEGFDRHPSSHAVAWLDLEGGGLGCERCCGARGEEHALDAQDVANFRALGAQRGSGAALTATLRVARAADDIVTWHLGKRPKARALVYEFQST; encoded by the coding sequence GTGCTGCGCGCGCGCCCGCTCGGTGAGGCCGACCGCGTCTTCACCCTGCTCACGCGCGAGCGCGGGAAGCTCGATGCCGTCGCGAAGGGGATTCGGCGCCCGCGCAGCTCGATGGCCGGCCGCCTGGAGCCGCTCGCCGAAGTGCGCGTCGCCTTGCACAAAGGGCGCTCGCTCGACGTGATCACCGAGGCGCGCACGATCTCGTCGCACTGGACGGGGTTGTGCCGGCCCGACGCGCTCGCGACCGCCTCGCTGTTCGCCGAGACGGTCGACCTGTTCTGCGAGCCGGATCTCCCGCTGCCCGAGATCTACGCGCTGCTCGCCGGCGCGATCGCGGCCGTCGCGGCGAGCGCGACGCCGGCGTCGCTGGTGCCGCGCTTTCAACTGCGCCTGCTGCACGAGCTCGGCCTCGCGCCGGCCGACGACGCGTGCGTGCGCTGCGGCGAAGGTTTCGACCGGCATCCTTCGAGCCACGCGGTTGCGTGGCTCGATTTGGAAGGCGGCGGGCTCGGCTGCGAGCGCTGCTGCGGCGCGCGCGGTGAAGAGCACGCGCTCGACGCCCAGGACGTGGCGAACTTCCGCGCGCTCGGCGCGCAGCGCGGTTCGGGCGCCGCGCTCACCGCGACGCTGCGCGTCGCGCGCGCCGCAGACGACATCGTGACCTGGCATCTCGGCAAACGCCCCAAAGCACGCGCATTGGTGTACGAATTCCAATCGACATGA
- a CDS encoding HlyC/CorC family transporter — protein MTAEAHWPEILLLVVLVGAAAFFAASEAAIVSSNRIRARALAEKHIRGAERLQKLVENRNRTLTSVLIGSTFVLLAADSVATALFISWNLPNAAIWSTVVMTVVLLLFGEILPKTIAVGSGDRTALRLAPFLNFITRIVSPLTSAFLWVTDGLVRLFGGTPHAGPYVTEEDIKTLVNVGVEQNVLEEQERELIHSIIEFGDTIVREVMTPRTDMVTVSVTSSPRRALDLVIAEGYSKLPVYDETVDNVIGVVHDRELLIALSNGTIASTSLRSLMRPVTLVPENKRISELLREMQRGKYSLAIVLDEYGGTAGVVTMEDLLEEIVGEIRDEHDEGEEEPIKRLSETEAVVEAGTNIEDVNNALGIALPHEEFETIGGYIVGLFGRLPREGEEIDAERVRLRVDRTRGRRILAVRVLTARQPAPAPEAEAAIGRGADA, from the coding sequence ATGACGGCGGAGGCGCACTGGCCCGAGATCCTGCTCCTCGTCGTGCTGGTCGGCGCGGCCGCGTTCTTCGCAGCATCTGAGGCGGCGATCGTCTCAAGCAACCGCATCCGCGCCCGCGCGCTCGCCGAGAAGCACATCCGCGGCGCCGAGCGGCTGCAGAAGCTGGTCGAGAACCGCAACCGAACGCTCACCTCCGTCCTGATCGGCTCGACCTTCGTCCTGCTCGCCGCCGACTCGGTGGCGACCGCGCTGTTCATCTCGTGGAACCTGCCCAACGCGGCGATCTGGTCGACCGTGGTGATGACCGTCGTGCTGCTGCTGTTCGGCGAGATCTTGCCGAAGACGATCGCCGTCGGCTCGGGCGATCGCACCGCGCTGCGCTTGGCGCCGTTCCTGAACTTCATCACGCGGATCGTCTCGCCGCTCACCTCGGCGTTCTTGTGGGTCACCGACGGTTTGGTGCGGCTCTTCGGCGGCACCCCGCACGCGGGGCCGTACGTCACCGAAGAAGACATCAAGACGCTGGTCAACGTCGGCGTCGAGCAGAACGTGCTCGAAGAGCAAGAGCGCGAGCTGATCCACTCGATCATCGAGTTCGGCGACACGATCGTGCGCGAGGTCATGACGCCGCGCACCGACATGGTCACCGTGAGCGTGACGTCATCGCCGCGCCGCGCGCTCGACCTCGTGATCGCCGAAGGCTACTCGAAGCTGCCGGTCTACGACGAGACGGTCGACAACGTGATCGGCGTCGTGCACGACCGCGAGCTGCTGATTGCGCTCTCGAACGGCACGATCGCTTCGACCTCGCTGCGCTCGCTGATGCGGCCGGTGACGCTCGTTCCGGAGAACAAGCGCATCTCCGAGCTGCTGCGCGAGATGCAGCGCGGAAAGTACTCGCTGGCGATCGTGCTCGACGAGTACGGCGGGACGGCGGGCGTGGTGACGATGGAAGACTTGCTCGAAGAGATCGTCGGCGAGATCCGCGACGAGCACGACGAAGGCGAAGAAGAGCCGATCAAACGGCTGAGCGAGACCGAAGCGGTCGTCGAGGCGGGGACGAACATCGAAGACGTCAACAACGCGCTCGGCATCGCGCTCCCGCACGAAGAGTTCGAGACGATCGGCGGCTACATCGTCGGACTGTTCGGGCGGCTTCCGCGCGAAGGCGAGGAGATCGACGCCGAGCGCGTGCGGTTGCGCGTCGACCGCACGCGCGGCCGCCGCATCCTGGCGGTGCGGGTGCTGACCGCGCGCCAGCCCGCGCCGGCCCCCGAAGCCGAAGCCGCCATCGGGCGAGGAGCGGACGCCTGA